The Ictalurus furcatus strain D&B chromosome 5, Billie_1.0, whole genome shotgun sequence genome includes a region encoding these proteins:
- the npl gene encoding N-acetylneuraminate lyase isoform X1 — protein sequence MVSSVLWISAATLAFLCLTEPGSGYVLLYEGEKCGEHIQSGCESGLICLPDTPTPDLFNAEGVCTRVPGCNCSEFQCLPRQGCRGHQVIDPCGCCTHCAKTKGQVCGGPSWKYGNCEPNLVCALVVGLDSARPPQMGVCKAIPNHLKKIFPVPLCPVQTGCNVHVGNCDCYSDQACDASFSYSSYEACYKILMASLMFDYYTNDMESPPKPEVPAYVCKEWSCEVQACECVCQYRKCDHRTAPLNGAACCDVLKESGCRNMSCPGTPTLACPADSFISEPHSEPGHCCPVVPAMCTCDFQTCAPKPTYCPNRGLPQLVANGNGHPGTCCDRYECVKEGD from the exons ATGGTCTCGAGTGTTTTGTGGATCTCGGCTGCGACGCTGGCGTTTCTGTGCCTCACGGAGCCAGGTTCTGGGTATGTGTTGCTGTATGAAGGAGAAAAATGTGGAGAACACATCCAGAGCGGGTGCGAATCCGGTCTCATCTGCCTGCCTGACACTCCCACGCCCGATTTATTCAACGCAGAAGGAGTGTGCACCA GGGTTCCGGGTTGTAACTGCTCCGAGTTCCAGTGTTTGCCGCGGCAAGGCTGTCGAGGCCATCAGGTGATCGATCCGTGCGGGTGTTGTACACACTGCGCCAAGACTAAGGGGCAGGTGTGTGGCGGGCCGAGCTGGAAATACGGTAACTGTGAACCGAATTTGGTTTGCGCTCTTGTCGTGGGGCTCGATTCGGCCAGACCTCCACAGATGGGCGTGTGCAAAG cgatACCaaatcatctaaaaaaaatcttcccCGTTCCTCTTTGTCCCGTTCAAACCGGTTGCAACGTGCACGTTGGGAATTGTGACTGTTATTCAGACCAGGCCTGTGACGCATCGTTCAGTTACAGCTCCTACGAAGCCTGCTATAAAATACTAAtgg CTTCCTTGATGTTTGACTATTATACCAACGATATGGAATCGCCTCCCAAACCAGAGGTACCTGCATATGTGTGTAAGGAGTGGAGCTGTGAGGTTCAGGcctgcgagtgtgtgtgtcaatATAGAAAATGTGACCACAGGACAGCTCCACTTAACGGGGCCGCCTGCTGTGACGTACTGA AGGAATCTGGGTGCCGTAATATGTCGTGTCCTGGGACTCCCACTCTGGCTTGTCCGGCAGACTCCTTCATTAGTGAGCCCCACAGCGAACCCGGTCACTGCTGCCCTGTTGTGCCTGCTATGTGCACCTGCGACTTCCAGACCTGCGCTCCAAAACCCACATACTGCCCTAACCGCGGACTTCCCCAACTCGTCGCGAATGGAAACGGCCACCCGGGGACCTGCTGCGACCGCTACGAGTGTGTGAAAGAAGGAGATTAA
- the npl gene encoding N-acetylneuraminate lyase isoform X2 has product MCPETEKLTGLIAATFTPLTPQGELNLAVIGPYVDYLLEKQSVHSVFVNGTTGEGCSLTVQERKQLAEEWCRQGKGKLDRVIIHVGCLSVKESQELARHAASVGADAIAVISPFFFKPSNAEALRMFLKEVGSAAPQLPLYYYHLPSMTGVKLNVSEVLEGIEKQIPSFRGVKFSGVDLRDLGRCINYCCLRGWSVLYGVDEQLLGALPLGVDGAVGSTYNYAGNVMNRMLSAYEKGDLLLAQTLQVKLKDTITFATSLGFDLAMNKQMMSLSSGLPMGPPRLPLLPWPSDTIQDVVKKLQQDMGDLS; this is encoded by the exons ATGTGTCCAGAGACGGAGAAGCTCACTGGCCTGATCGCAGCTACGTTCACGCCGCTCACTCCACAAGG TGAGCTGAACCTGGCGGTGATCGGACCGTACGTCGACTACCTGCTGGAGAAGCAGAGCGTGCACAGTGTCTTCG TGAACGGGACGACGGGTGAAGGCTGCTCTCTAACCGTGCAGGAACGGAAGCAGCTGGCGGAGGAATGGTGCCGTCAGGGCAAAGGGAA actGGACCGGGTCATCATTCACGTCGGCTGCCTGAGCGTAAAAGAATCTCAAGAACTG GCACGTCACGCCGCGTCGGTAGGAGCCGACGCCATCGCAGTCATCTCGCCGTTTTTCTTCAAACCCAGTAATGCAG AGGCGTTACGGATGTTTCTGAAGGAAGTGGGTTCGGCAGCTCCACAGCTTCCTCTCTACTATTATCACTTACCCAGCATGACTGGAGTGAAGC TGAACGTGAGTGAGGTTCTGGAGGGCATCGAGAAGCAGATCCCCTCGTTCAGAGGGGTGAAGTTCAGCGGCGTGGATTTAAGAGATCTGGGACGGTGCATCAATTACTGCTGTCTTCGCGGTTGGTCCGTCCTCTACGGAGTGGAcgag CAACTGCTGGGAGCCTTGCCGCTGGGAGTCGACGGTGCCGTGGGAAG TACGTACAATTACGCGGGTAACGTCATGAACAGGATGCTGAGTGCGTACGAAAAAGGAGACCTTCTTCTCGCTCAAACCCTCCAG gttAAGTTGAAGGACACCATCACGTTCGCAACGAGTCTGG GCTTCGACCTGGCCATGAACAAGCAGATGATGAGTTTGAGTTCCGGCCTGCCGATGGGTCCTCCGAGGCTGCCTCTGCTTCCGTGGCCTTCTGATACCATTCAGGACGTCGTTAAGAAACTCCAGCAGGACATGGGAGACCTGTcctaa